From a region of the Azospirillum formosense genome:
- the ruvA gene encoding Holliday junction branch migration protein RuvA — translation MIAKLTGVVDSVGTDWVVVDVNGVGYQVACSNRTLSRMAVGERRALVVETFIRDDRITLYGFADAGERDWFRLLTTIQGVGSRLALSILGVLDPDQLTRAIAAQDKTALTRADGVGPKVAARIVNELKDKVGNLTLGASASAAPAAGGKAAPTAGGPDNMVMADAVSALVNLGYGRSEAFGAVVAAGRKLGDGAGVSELIRHGLKELSQ, via the coding sequence ATGATCGCCAAGCTCACCGGTGTCGTGGATTCGGTCGGGACCGACTGGGTGGTGGTGGACGTCAACGGGGTCGGCTACCAGGTCGCCTGCTCCAACCGCACGCTGTCGCGCATGGCGGTGGGGGAGCGGCGGGCGCTGGTCGTCGAGACCTTCATCCGCGACGACCGGATCACCCTCTACGGCTTCGCCGATGCGGGCGAGCGCGACTGGTTCCGGCTGCTGACCACCATCCAGGGCGTCGGCTCGCGCCTCGCCCTGTCGATTCTCGGCGTGCTCGACCCCGACCAGCTCACCCGCGCCATCGCCGCGCAGGACAAGACGGCGCTCACCCGCGCCGACGGCGTGGGGCCGAAGGTGGCCGCGCGCATCGTCAACGAGTTGAAGGACAAGGTGGGCAACCTCACCCTCGGCGCCTCGGCCTCCGCCGCTCCGGCGGCGGGCGGCAAGGCGGCGCCGACGGCGGGCGGCCCCGACAACATGGTCATGGCGGATGCCGTCTCGGCCCTCGTCAACCTCGGCTACGGGCGGTCGGAGGCGTTCGGCGCCGTCGTGGCCGCCGGGCGCAAGCTGGGCGACGGGGCCGGCGTGTCGGAGCTGATCCGCCATGGCCTTAAGGAACTCAGCCAATGA
- a CDS encoding DUF559 domain-containing protein, protein MGGVPPSPQPSPRGGEGEWGVLAQKKPSEVQTVRARQLRRDSTDVEKLLWQRLRNAQMGAKFRRQEPILGFTVDFVAHDHRLVIELDGGQHADRVEQDQRRTRMLEQAGFRVLRFWNNELNENLDGVLETIKARLDETTILRRQPSGRESLP, encoded by the coding sequence ATGGGCGGCGTTCCCCCCTCACCCCAACCCTCTCCCCGGGGGGGAGAGGGGGAGTGGGGAGTCCTGGCGCAAAAGAAGCCGTCCGAGGTTCAGACCGTTCGGGCACGTCAGTTGCGGCGTGATTCCACGGACGTCGAAAAGTTGCTGTGGCAGCGGCTGCGGAACGCCCAGATGGGGGCGAAATTCCGCCGTCAGGAACCGATATTGGGTTTTACGGTGGACTTCGTGGCCCACGACCACCGTCTGGTCATCGAACTGGACGGTGGACAGCATGCGGATCGCGTCGAACAGGACCAGCGCCGGACCCGCATGCTGGAGCAGGCGGGTTTCCGCGTGCTGCGCTTCTGGAACAACGAATTGAACGAGAACCTGGACGGGGTCCTTGAAACGATCAAGGCCCGCCTCGACGAAACAACCATTCTGCGGCGCCAGCCGTCCGGCAGGGAGTCACTTCCATGA
- a CDS encoding 5-formyltetrahydrofolate cyclo-ligase → MTDPRAAKDAARAQARARRDSLSDDRMRAFAADALRDRFLEELVRPGLVPDGPVAGYWPLGSELDARPLLLHLRTGGRSIALPVSGPRGQALTFRDWDPAQPLAAGRYGIQEPSADRPEVVPAVLLVPMLAFDRSGHRLGYGAGYYDRTLDALRAIRPVLAVGMAFAAQEMDSVPCGAHDERLDWILTERETLRFTQ, encoded by the coding sequence ATGACCGACCCGCGCGCGGCCAAGGACGCCGCCCGAGCCCAGGCGCGCGCCCGGCGCGACTCCCTCAGCGACGACCGGATGCGCGCATTTGCCGCGGATGCTCTGCGCGACCGCTTCCTGGAGGAGCTGGTCCGGCCGGGGCTCGTCCCGGATGGCCCGGTCGCCGGCTACTGGCCGCTCGGCTCGGAACTCGACGCGCGGCCCCTGCTGCTCCATCTTAGGACGGGCGGGCGCTCCATCGCGCTTCCGGTGTCCGGGCCGCGCGGGCAGGCGCTGACCTTCCGCGACTGGGACCCGGCGCAGCCGCTGGCCGCCGGCCGTTACGGCATCCAGGAGCCAAGCGCCGACCGGCCCGAGGTCGTGCCGGCGGTGCTGCTGGTGCCGATGCTGGCCTTCGACCGCAGCGGGCACCGGCTGGGCTATGGCGCCGGCTACTACGACCGGACGCTGGACGCCCTGCGCGCGATCCGTCCCGTCCTGGCGGTCGGCATGGCCTTCGCCGCGCAGGAGATGGACTCGGTGCCCTGCGGGGCGCACGACGAGCGGCTCGATTGGATTCTGACGGAGCGCGAGACGCTCCGCTTTACGCAGTGA
- the ybgC gene encoding tol-pal system-associated acyl-CoA thioesterase has product MSDDAGTANLSGWFDENAQHRLRLRVYYEDTDAGGLVYHANYLRFFERARTEMLRLTGFTNAGLAESDGVSFAVRRAEIDFVAPAKLEDTLEVVTRITDTGGASFAVAQLARRDGRDLARAVIQLAMINLTGNRAGRPARLPAPVREALIDLYKRQKRD; this is encoded by the coding sequence ATGTCTGACGATGCCGGGACGGCAAATCTTTCGGGCTGGTTTGACGAGAACGCGCAGCACAGGCTGCGCTTGCGGGTCTACTACGAGGACACGGACGCCGGGGGTCTGGTCTATCACGCCAACTACCTGCGCTTCTTCGAGCGGGCGCGCACCGAGATGCTGCGGCTGACCGGATTCACCAACGCCGGGCTGGCCGAAAGCGACGGTGTGTCATTTGCGGTACGACGGGCGGAGATCGATTTTGTCGCTCCCGCAAAGCTCGAGGATACGCTTGAAGTGGTGACGCGAATCACCGATACCGGCGGTGCCTCCTTCGCAGTTGCACAACTTGCCCGTCGCGACGGCCGTGACCTCGCGCGGGCGGTGATTCAGCTGGCGATGATCAATTTGACCGGTAACCGGGCCGGACGTCCCGCGCGCCTTCCGGCGCCGGTCCGCGAGGCGCTCATCGATTTGTACAAAAGGCAGAAGCGAGACTGA
- the tolQ gene encoding protein TolQ, whose amino-acid sequence MDLNSAQVVGAAAKAHDITMWGLFWQADMIVKVVMLMLLVASVWCWAIIIEKLMRIRRLNAQADAFEESFWSGGSLDALYDRIGQNPADPMSATFAAGMREWRHAADRGIGSMKGSLQQRVERVMSVTIGREMLRAERYMTFLASVGSTAPFIGLFGTVWGIMNSFTSIAASGNTSLAVVAPGIAEALFATALGLVAAIPAVISYNKFTTDLGRYADRLETFSGEFSAILSRHLEERGAA is encoded by the coding sequence ATGGATCTGAATTCCGCCCAGGTGGTCGGGGCCGCGGCGAAGGCTCACGACATCACGATGTGGGGCCTGTTCTGGCAGGCCGACATGATCGTCAAGGTCGTGATGCTGATGCTGCTGGTTGCCTCGGTGTGGTGCTGGGCCATCATCATCGAGAAGCTGATGCGCATCCGCCGCCTCAACGCGCAGGCGGACGCCTTCGAGGAGAGCTTCTGGTCCGGCGGCTCGCTGGACGCCCTGTACGACCGCATCGGCCAGAACCCGGCCGACCCGATGTCGGCGACCTTCGCCGCCGGAATGCGCGAGTGGCGCCACGCCGCCGACCGCGGCATCGGCTCCATGAAGGGCTCGCTGCAGCAGCGGGTCGAGCGCGTCATGTCGGTGACCATCGGGCGCGAGATGCTGCGCGCCGAGCGCTACATGACCTTCCTGGCGTCGGTTGGCTCGACGGCCCCCTTCATCGGCCTGTTCGGCACGGTGTGGGGCATCATGAACTCCTTCACCTCCATCGCCGCGTCGGGCAACACCAGCCTCGCCGTCGTCGCCCCCGGCATCGCCGAGGCGCTGTTCGCCACGGCGCTGGGTCTCGTGGCCGCCATCCCCGCCGTGATCTCGTACAACAAGTTCACCACCGACCTCGGCCGCTACGCCGACCGGCTGGAGACCTTCTCGGGCGAGTTCTCGGCGATCCTGTCGCGCCACCTCGAGGAGCGGGGAGCCGCCTGA
- the ruvB gene encoding Holliday junction branch migration DNA helicase RuvB, which yields MTADQNGSDPDRLVQPGRGAGDSGEASIRPLSLAEFIGQRQARENLSIFIQAARSRGEALDHVLLFGPPGLGKTTLAQIVSRELGVGFRATSGPVIARAGDLAALLTNLQPHDVLFIDEIHRLNPAVEEVLYPAMEDFQLDLIIGEGPSARSIRIDLPPFTLVGATTRSGLITRPLRERFGIPVRLQFYEPDELELIVRRAAAVFNMLITPEGAREIANRSRGTPRVSGRLLRRVRDFASVAGVPEVDARIADAALTRLEVDRLGLDSMDRRYLGIIANNYNGGPVGVDTLGAALGEQRDVLEEVVEPYLIQQGFLQRTPRGRMLTDQGFRYLGLNPPSAPTRQFDLLDRLSEANPDPEDGDV from the coding sequence ATGACCGCCGACCAGAACGGCTCCGATCCCGACCGGCTGGTGCAGCCGGGGCGGGGCGCCGGCGACTCCGGCGAAGCCTCGATCCGCCCGCTCTCGCTCGCCGAGTTCATCGGCCAGCGGCAGGCGCGCGAGAACCTGTCGATCTTCATCCAGGCCGCCCGCTCCCGCGGGGAGGCGCTGGACCATGTGCTGCTGTTCGGGCCGCCCGGCCTGGGCAAGACGACGCTGGCCCAAATCGTCTCGCGCGAGCTGGGGGTGGGCTTCCGCGCGACCTCCGGCCCGGTCATCGCGCGCGCCGGCGACCTCGCCGCGCTGCTGACCAACCTGCAGCCGCACGACGTCCTCTTCATCGACGAGATTCATCGCCTTAATCCCGCCGTGGAAGAGGTGCTCTATCCCGCCATGGAGGATTTCCAGCTCGACCTCATCATCGGCGAAGGCCCGTCGGCACGGTCCATCCGGATCGACCTGCCGCCCTTCACGCTGGTCGGCGCCACCACCCGGTCCGGGCTGATCACGCGCCCGCTGCGCGAACGGTTCGGCATTCCCGTGCGGCTGCAGTTCTACGAGCCGGACGAGCTGGAGCTGATCGTCCGCCGCGCCGCGGCCGTGTTCAACATGCTCATCACCCCGGAAGGGGCGCGGGAGATCGCCAACCGGTCGCGCGGGACGCCGCGCGTGTCGGGGCGGCTGCTGCGCAGGGTGCGCGACTTCGCCTCGGTGGCCGGCGTGCCGGAGGTGGACGCGCGCATCGCCGACGCCGCCCTGACCCGGCTGGAGGTCGACCGGCTCGGCCTCGACAGCATGGACCGGCGCTATCTCGGCATCATCGCCAACAACTACAACGGCGGCCCGGTGGGCGTGGACACGCTGGGCGCCGCGCTCGGCGAGCAGCGCGACGTGCTGGAGGAGGTGGTGGAACCCTACCTGATCCAGCAGGGCTTCCTGCAGCGGACCCCGCGCGGGCGCATGCTGACCGACCAGGGCTTCCGCTATCTGGGTCTCAACCCGCCGTCGGCGCCGACGCGGCAGTTCGACCTGCTGGACCGGCTGTCGGAGGCCAACCCGGACCCGGAGGACGGCGATGTCTGA
- a CDS encoding YebC/PmpR family DNA-binding transcriptional regulator, protein MAGHSQFKNIMHRKGAQDAKRSKIFNKLAREITVAAKGGLPDPAANPRLRAAITAARTQNMPRDRIDRAIKQGTPGGGDDANYEEVRYEGYGPGGVALIVDALTDNRNRTASEVRSAFTKYGGSLGETNSVSFMFNRVGAIYYPAAAAAADAVFEVALEAGADDVASDENGHEVTTTVENFAVVRDALEAKFGGAESARLTWKPLNTVAPSEDAAASLLKLLDVLEDNDDVQTVEGNFDISDELMQKLTA, encoded by the coding sequence ATGGCCGGTCATAGCCAATTCAAGAACATCATGCACCGCAAGGGCGCGCAGGACGCCAAGCGGTCGAAGATCTTCAACAAGCTCGCCCGCGAGATCACCGTGGCGGCCAAGGGCGGCCTGCCGGACCCGGCGGCCAACCCGCGCCTGCGCGCCGCGATCACCGCGGCCCGCACGCAGAACATGCCGCGCGACCGCATCGACCGCGCGATCAAGCAGGGCACGCCCGGTGGCGGCGACGACGCGAACTACGAAGAGGTGCGGTACGAGGGCTACGGCCCCGGCGGCGTCGCGCTGATCGTCGACGCGCTGACCGACAACCGCAACCGCACCGCGTCGGAAGTGCGCTCCGCCTTCACCAAGTACGGCGGCTCGCTGGGTGAGACGAACTCGGTCAGCTTCATGTTCAACCGCGTCGGCGCGATCTACTACCCGGCCGCCGCCGCTGCGGCGGACGCCGTGTTCGAGGTGGCCCTGGAGGCCGGCGCGGACGACGTGGCGTCCGACGAGAACGGTCACGAGGTTACCACGACGGTGGAGAACTTCGCCGTCGTGCGCGACGCGCTGGAGGCCAAGTTCGGCGGCGCGGAGAGCGCGCGCCTGACCTGGAAGCCGCTGAACACCGTCGCCCCGTCCGAGGACGCCGCCGCCAGCCTGCTGAAGCTGCTGGACGTGCTGGAGGACAACGACGACGTCCAGACCGTCGAAGGCAACTTCGACATCTCCGACGAGCTGATGCAGAAGCTGACGGCCTGA
- a CDS encoding cell division protein ZapA, producing the protein MAQVDIEVNGRAYRVFCQDGQEARLRELAGFVDAKLKQVTGGGKSGSEAQMLVLTAIVMADEMQDVMAGRGLAPLSTVNEAEVAAAVDNVALRIEEVAARLERA; encoded by the coding sequence ATGGCCCAGGTGGACATCGAGGTGAACGGGCGCGCCTACCGCGTCTTCTGCCAGGACGGCCAGGAAGCCCGCCTGCGTGAGCTGGCCGGCTTCGTGGACGCCAAGCTGAAGCAGGTGACCGGCGGAGGGAAGTCCGGGTCGGAGGCGCAGATGCTCGTCCTCACCGCCATCGTCATGGCCGACGAGATGCAGGACGTGATGGCCGGCCGCGGCCTCGCCCCGCTGTCCACGGTCAACGAGGCCGAGGTGGCCGCCGCCGTGGATAATGTCGCTTTGCGCATCGAAGAGGTTGCCGCGCGGCTCGAGCGCGCTTAA
- a CDS encoding TIGR00282 family metallophosphoesterase yields the protein MRLLFLGDVVGRTGRDAVIAHMPMLRDRLDPDLTVVNGENAAGGFGITVKIAEEFFAAGVDVVTLGNHSWDQKELVAAIDQQPRIIRPLNYPEGTPGRGFVLLQARGGRKVLVMNVMLRLFMDPLDDPFAAVDRVLRAHRLGPNGADAILVDVHGEATSEKMIMGHFCDGRASLVVGTHSHVPTADHVVMKGGTAYLTDAGMCGDYDSAIGMKKEVAMAKLIRKLPTERLSPAEGEATVCGCYVETDDRTGLATSIQPVRLGGRLSQSVPVRG from the coding sequence ATGCGGCTTTTGTTTCTCGGTGACGTGGTGGGGCGGACGGGTCGCGACGCGGTGATCGCGCACATGCCGATGCTGCGCGACCGGCTGGACCCCGATTTGACGGTGGTCAACGGCGAGAACGCCGCCGGCGGCTTCGGCATCACCGTGAAGATCGCCGAGGAGTTCTTCGCCGCCGGCGTGGACGTGGTGACTCTGGGCAACCACAGCTGGGACCAGAAGGAGCTGGTGGCGGCGATCGACCAGCAGCCGCGCATCATCCGCCCGCTGAACTACCCGGAGGGGACCCCGGGGCGCGGCTTCGTGCTGCTGCAGGCGCGGGGCGGGCGCAAGGTGCTGGTGATGAACGTGATGCTGCGCCTGTTCATGGACCCGCTGGACGACCCCTTCGCCGCGGTGGACCGGGTGCTGCGCGCCCACCGGCTGGGCCCCAACGGCGCCGACGCCATCCTGGTCGACGTCCATGGCGAGGCGACCAGCGAGAAGATGATCATGGGCCATTTCTGCGACGGCCGCGCCTCGCTGGTGGTTGGCACGCACAGCCACGTTCCGACGGCGGACCATGTGGTGATGAAGGGCGGCACCGCCTATCTGACCGACGCCGGCATGTGCGGCGACTACGACAGCGCCATCGGCATGAAGAAGGAGGTCGCCATGGCCAAGCTGATCCGCAAGCTGCCCACCGAGCGGCTGAGCCCGGCGGAAGGCGAGGCCACGGTCTGCGGCTGCTACGTCGAGACGGACGACCGCACCGGCCTCGCCACCAGCATCCAGCCGGTGCGGCTGGGCGGGCGGCTGAGCCAGTCCGTCCCGGTGCGGGGCTGA